The following coding sequences are from one Catharus ustulatus isolate bCatUst1 chromosome 30, bCatUst1.pri.v2, whole genome shotgun sequence window:
- the NECTIN4 gene encoding nectin-4 — MDPRGMRRVLLLLTFLLAGTGAGRVEVPRRVTAVLGQDVVLPCRYRAQEQEQVVQVTWLKRVPGSVPAEVAVLNPQHGEHVQEPFAGRVLRHGHGDLEDGAILLRNAVQGDEGDYECHLITFPMGNFEGRLTLSVLVPPLPILNPGPPLEEGQGRTLAASCTAEGNPVPSVRWETEVRGTNATRSSAHTRSASVTSEFFLVPGRSMNGKSLTCVVAHPGLRHEKRITHLLSVAYLSDASVLGHTAEWQEGMEGAALTCLGDGNPPPTYNWTRVDAPLPAGVRAKGDTLLFQRPLAVADAGDYVCRVSNRVAAKEARANVSIRGRATEDTVRRVDLVSASVVVVGVIAAVLLCVLVIVVVVMTLYHKRKTQRISEKYEEELTLTRENSIRRLHSSHSSDPRGQLEETLQLRTESRQGSIRGDSLRGDSLRGDSLRGDSLRGDSLRGDSLRGTSICSAMSEEPEGRSYSTLSTVREIETQTDVPLVPIVPAVPAAPAPGGKEAEEEEGGGGGDPIKQAMTHFVQENGMLQAKPSSNGIYINGRGHLV; from the exons ATGGACCCCCGCGGGATGCGGCgcgtcctcctcctcctcaccttccTGCTCGCCGGGACCG GTGCGGGCCGCGTGGAGGTGCCGCGCAGGGTGACGGCCGTGCTGGGGCAGGACGTGGTGCTGCCGTGCCGGTACCGGgcgcaggagcaggagcaggtggtGCAGGTGACGTGGCTGAAGCGCGTCCCGGGCTCGGTGCCCGCCGAGGTGGCCGTGCTGAACCCGCAGCACGGAGAGCACGTGCAGGAGCCGTTCGCCGGCCGCGTCCTGCGCCACGGCCACGGGGACCTGGAGGACGGGGCCATCCTGCTGCGGAACGCCGTGCAGGGCGACGAGGGCGACTACGAGTGTCACCTCATCACCTTCCCCATGGGCAACTTCGAGGGGCGGCTCACGCTCAGCGTGCTGG TGCCCCCGCTGCCCATCCTGAACCCGGGCCCGCCGCTGGAGGAGGGCCAGGGCCGGACTCTGGCGGCCTCGTGCACGGCCGAGGGGAACCCGGTGCCGTCGGTGCGCTGGGAGACCGAGGTGCGCGGCACCAACGCCACGCGGAGCTCGGCGCACACGCGCTCGGCCTCGGTCACCAGCGAGTTCTTCCTGGTGCCCGGGCGCAGCATGAACGGCAAGAGCCTCACCTGCGTGGTGGCACACCCCGGGCTGCGACACGAGAAGAGGATCACGCACCTGCTCAGCGTCGCCT acCTGTCGGACGCGTCGGTGCTGGGTCACACGGCCgagtggcaggaggggatggagggggcgGCGCTGACCTGCCTGGGGGACGGCAACCCCCCCCCGACCTACAACTGGACACG ggTGGACGCGCCGCTGCCCGCGGGTGTCCGAGCCAAGGGGGACACGCTGCTGTTCCAGCGGCCCCTGGCCGTGGCCGATGCCGGGGATTACGTGTGCCGGGTGTCCAACCGCGTGGCCGCCAAGGAGGCGCGGGCCAACGTCAGCATCCGGGGGCGCGccacag AGGACACGGTGCGCCGCGTGGATCTGGTGTCGGCCTCGGTGGTCGTGGTCGGGGTCATCGCCGCCGTCCTGCTCTGCGTCCTCGTCATCGTGGTGGTGGTGATGACCCTGTACCACAAACGCAAAACACAGCGCATCTCCGAGAAGTA cgaGGAGGAGCTGACGCTGACCCGGGAGAATTCCATCCGGAGGCTGCACTCGAGCCACAGCAGCGACCCgcggggacag CTGGAGGAGACGCTGCAGCTGAGGACCGAGAGTCGCCAGGGCAGCATCAGAGGGGACAGCCTGCGAGGGGACAGCCTGAGAGGGGACAGCCTGAGAGGGGACAGTCTGAGAGGGGACAGCCTCAGGGGGGACAGCCTGCGTGGCACCAGCATCTGCTCCGCCATG agcgAGGAGCCCGAGGGCCGCAGTTACTCCACGCTCTCCACGGTGCGGGAGATCGAGACGCAGACCGATGTCCCccttgtccccattgtccccgctgtccccgcggcGCCAGCCCCGGGCGGGAAGGAggccgaggaggaggaggggggcggcgggggggacCCCATCAAGCAGGCCATGACACACTTCGTGCAGGAGAACGGCATGCTGCAGGCCAAGCCCAGCTCCAACGGAATCTACATCAACGGCCGCGGCCACCTGGTGTGA